In Canis lupus familiaris isolate Mischka breed German Shepherd chromosome 5, alternate assembly UU_Cfam_GSD_1.0, whole genome shotgun sequence, a genomic segment contains:
- the FLII gene encoding protein flightless-1 homolog isoform X6, which translates to MEATGVLPFVRGVDLSGNDFKGGYFPENVKAMTSLRWLKLNRTGLCYLPEELAALQKLEHLSVSHNNLTTLHGELSSLPSLRAIVARANSLKNSGVPDDIFKLDDLSVLDLSYNQLTECPRELENAKNMLVLNLSHNSIDTIPNQLFINLTDLLYLDLSENRLESLPPQMRRLVHLQTLVLNGNPLLHAQLRQLPALMALQTLHLRNTQRTQSNLPTSLEGLSNLADVDLSCNDLTRVPECLYTLPSLRRLNLSSNQISELSLCIDQWVHVETLNLSRNQLTSLPSAICKLTKLKKLYLNSNKLDFDGLPSGIGKLASLEEFMAANNNLELIPESLCRCTKLRKLVLNKNRLVTLPEAIHFLTEIEVLDVRENPSLVMPPKPADRAAEWYNIDFSLQNQLRLAGASPATVAAAAAAGSGPKDPLARKMRLRRRKDSAQDDQAKQVLKGMSDVAQEKNKKQEESTDARAPGGKTRRWDQGLEKPRLDYSEFFTEDVGQLPGLTIWQIENFVPVLVEEAFHGKFYEADCYIVLKTFLDDSGSLNWEIYYWIGGEATLDKKACSAIHAVNLRNYLGAECRTVREEMGDESEEFLQVFDNDISYIEGGTASGFYTVEDTHYVTRMYRVYGKKNIKLEPVPLKGASLDPRFVFLLDRGLDIYVWRGAQATLSSTTKARLFAEKINKNERKGKAEITLLVQGQEPPEFWEALGGEPSEIKKHVPDDFWPPQPKLYKVGLGLGYLELPQINYKLSVEHKTRPKVELLPRMRLLQSLLDTRCVYILDCWSDVFIWLGRKSPRLVRAAALKLGQELCGMLHRPRHASVSRSLEGTEAQVFKAKFKNWDDVLTVDYTRNAEAVLQGPGLTGKVKRDAEKKDQMKADLTALFLPRQPPMALAEAEQLMEEWNEDLDGMEGFVLEGKKFARLPEEEFGHFYTQDCYVFLCRYWVPVEYEEEEEKKEEKEEEKAGAEGKEGEEAAAEAEEKQPEEDFQCIVYFWQGREASNMGWLTFTFSLQKKFESLFPGKLEVVRMTQQQENPKFLSHFKRKFIIHRGKRKAAQGTLQPSLYQIRTNGSALCTRCIQINTDSGLLNSEFCFILKVPFESEDNQGIVYAWVGRASDPDEAKLAEDILNTMFDTSYSKQVINEGEEPENFFWVGIGAQKPYDDDAEYMKHTRLFRCSNEKGYFAVTEKCSDFCQDDLADDDIMLLDNGQEVYMWVGTQTSQVEIKLSLKACQVYIQHMRSKEHEQPRRLRLVRKGNEQHAFTRCFHAWSTFRKCLA; encoded by the exons ATGGAGGCCACCGGGGTGCTGCCGTTCGTGCGCGGCGTGGACCTGAGCGGCAACGACTTCAAG GGTGGCTACTTCCCTGAGAATGTCAAGGCCATGACCAGTCTGCGGTGGCTGAAGCTGAACCGCACCGGCCTCTGCTATCTGCCAGAGGAGTTGGCTGCCCTGCAGAAGCTG GAGCACTTGTCTGTGAGCCACAACAACCTGACCACGCTTCACGGGGAGCTGTCCAGCCTGCCGTCACTGAGG GCCATCGTGGCTCGAGCCAACAGCCTGAAGAATTCCGGAGTCCCCGATGACATCTTCAAGCTGGATGACCTCTCAGTTCTG GACTTGAGCTACAACCAGCTGACAGAGTGCCCGCGGGAGCTGGAGAATGCCAAGAACATGCTGGTGCTGAACCTCAGCCACAACAG CATCGACACCATCCCCAACCAGCTCTTCATCAACCTCACTGACCTGCTGTACCTGGACCTCAGCGAGAACCGCCTGGAGAGCTTGCCCCCACAGATGCGCCGCCTGGTGCACCTGCAGACGCTTGTGCTCAATGGGAACCCACTGCTGCACGCACAGCTCCG GCAGCTCCCGGCTCTCATGGCCCTGCAGACCCTACACCTGAGGAACACGCAGCGTACCCAGAGCAACCTCCCCACCAGCCTGGAGGGCCTGAGCAACCTCGCAG ATGTGGACCTGTCCTGCAATGACCTGACACGGGTGCCCGAGTGCCTGTACACCCTTCCCAGCCTGCGGCGCCTCAACCTCAGCAGCAACCAGATCTCGGAGCTGTCCCTATGCATTGACCAGTGGGTGCACGTGGAGACACTGAACCTATCCCGTAACCAGCTCACCTCGCTGCCT TCTGCCATTTGCAAGCTAACCAAGCTGAAGAAGCTGTACCTGAACTCCAACAAGCTGGATTTCGATGGGCTGCCTTCAGGCATCGGCAAGCTGGCCAGCTTGGAGGAATTCATGGCCGCCAACAACAACCTGGAGCTGATCCCTGAGAGCCTGTGCAG ATGCACAAAGCTGAGGAAACTCGTCCTGAACAAGAACCGCCTGGTGACCCTGCCGGAGGCCATCCACTTCCTGACAGAGATCGAG GTCCTGGACGTGCGGGAGAACCCCAGCCTGGTCATGCCTCCCAAGCCCGCGGACCGTGCAGCCGAGTGGTACAACATTGACTTCTCGCTGCAGAACCAGCTGCGGCTGGCAGGTGCTTCTCCTGCTACAGTAGCTGCGGCAGCAGCTG CAGGAAGTGGGCCCAAGGACCCCCTGGCTCGCAAGATGCGGCTCCGGAGGCGTAAGGACTCAGCCCAGGATGACCAGGCTAAGCAGGTGCTGAAGGGCATGTCAGATGTGGCCCAGGAGAAGAACAAAAAGCAGGAG GAGAGTACTGACGCCCGAGCCCCTGGGGGCAAGACACGGCGCTGGGACCAGGGCCTGGAGAAGCCGCGCCTTGACTACTCTGAGTTTTTCACGGAGGATGTGGGCCAGCTGCCTGGTCTGACCATCTGGCAGATCGAGAACTTTGTGCCTGTGCTGGTGGAGGAAGCCTTCCATGGCAAGTTCTATGAGGCTGACTGCTACATTGTGCTCAAG ACCTTTCTGGATGACAGCGGCTCTCTGAACTGGGAGATCTACTACTGGATTGGCGGGGAGGCCACCCTGGACAAGAAGGCTTGCTCTGCCATCCATGCCGTGAACCTGCGCAACTACCTGGGGGCCGAGTGCCGCACTGTGCGGGAGGAGATGGGCGATGAGAGCGAGGAGTTCCTGCAG GTATTTGACAATGACATCTCCTATATTGAGGGTGGAACAGCCAGTGGCTTCTACACTGTGGAGGACACACACTATGTCACCAG GATGTACCGCGTGTATGGAAAAAAGAACATCAAGTTGGAGCCTGTGCCTCTCAAGGGGGCCTCCCTGGACCCAAG GTTTGTCTTCCTGCTGGATCGAGGGCTGGACATTTATGTGTGGCGGGGGGCCCAGGCCACGCTGAGTAGCACTACCAAGGCCAG GCTCTTTgcggagaaaattaacaagaatgAACGGAAAGGGAAAGCAGAGATCACCCTGCTGGTGCAAGGTCAGGAGCCTCCAGAGTTCTGGGAGGCACTGGGCGGGGAGCCCTCTGAGATCAAGAAGCACGTGCCTGATGACTTCTGGCCACCTCAGCCCAAGCTGTACAAG gtgggcctgggcctgggctatCTGGAGCTGCCACAGATCAACTACAAGCTCTCTGTGGAACATAAGACCCGTCCCAAGGTGGAACTGCTGCCAAGGATGAGGCTG CTGCAGAGCCTACTGGACACGCGCTGCGTATACATCCTGGACTGTTGGTCCGACGTGTTCATCTGGCTGGGCCGTAAGTCCCCACGCCTGGTGCGCGCCGCCGCCCTCAAGCTGGGCCAGGAGCTGTGCGGGATGCTGCACAGGCCCCGCCACGCCTCGGTCAGCCGCAGTCTCGAGGGCACAGAGGCGCAG GTATTCAAGGCCAAGTTCAAGAACTGGGACGACGTGTTGACGGTGGACTACACACGCAACGCGGAGGCTGTGCTGCAGGGCCCGGGACTCACCGGGAAGGTGAAGCGAGACGCCGAGAAGAAAGATCAGATGAAGGCTGACCTCACCGCGCTGTTCCTGCCACGACAGCCGCCCATGGCGCTGGCGGAG GCCGAGCAGCTGATGGAGGAGTGGAACGAGGATCTGGACGGCATGGAGGGCTTTGTGCTGGAGGGCAAGAAGTTCGCAAGGCTGCCGGAGGAGGAGTTCGGCCACTTCTACACACAAGACTGCTACGTCTTCCTCTGCAG GTACTGGGTCCCTGTGGAgtatgaggaggaggaggagaaaaaggaagagaaggaggaggaaaaagcaggagcagagggcaaaGAAGGTGAGGAGGCAGCAgctgaggcagaggagaagcagcccGAGGAGGATTTCCAGTGCATCGTGTACTTCTGGCAGGGCCGGGAAGCCTCCAACATGGGCTGGCTCACCTTCACCTTCAGCCTGCAGAAGAAGTTTGAGAGCCTCTTCCCCGGCAAGCTAGAG GTGGTGCGCATGACGCAGCAGCAGGAGAATCCCAAGTTCCTGTCCCATTTCAAGAGAAAGTTCATCATCCATCGGGGCAAGAGGAAGGCGGCTCAGGGCACCTTGCAACCCAGTCTCTACCAGATTCGCACCAATGGCAGCGCCCTCTGCACCCG GTGCATCCAGATCAACACTGATTCCGGCCTCCTCAACTCTGAGTTCTGCTTCATTCTCAAG GTTCCCTTTGAGAGCGAAGACAACCAGGGCATCGTATATGCGTGGGTGGGCCGGGCGTCGGACCCAGACGAGGCCAAGCTGGCCGAAGATATCCTGAACACCATGTTTGACACTTCCTACAGCAAGCAG GTCATCAATGAAGGCGAGGAGCCCGAGAACTTCTTTTGGGTAGGCATTGGGGCACAGAAGCCTTATGATGATGACGCCGAGTACATGAAGCATACGCGGCTCTTCCG GTGCTCCAACGAGAAGGGCTACTTCGCAGTGACGGAGAAGTGCTCAGACTTCTGCCAGGATGACCTGGCGGATGATGACATCATGCTGCTGGACAATGGCCAAGAG GTCTACATGTGGGTGGGGACCCAGACAAGCCAGGTGGAGATCAAACTGAGTCTAAAGGCCTGCCAG GTATACATCCAGCACATGCGATCCAAAGAGCACGAACAACCCCGCCGCCTGCGCCTGGTCCGCAAGGGCAACGAGCAGCACGCCTTCACTCGCTGCTTCCATGCGTGGAGCACCTTCCGCAAATGTCTGGCCTAG
- the FLII gene encoding protein flightless-1 homolog isoform X7, giving the protein MEATGVLPFVRGVDLSGNDFKGGYFPENVKAMTSLRWLKLNRTGLCYLPEELAALQKLEHLSVSHNNLTTLHGELSSLPSLRAIVARANSLKNSGVPDDIFKLDDLSVLDLSYNQLTECPRELENAKNMLVLNLSHNSIDTIPNQLFINLTDLLYLDLSENRLESLPPQMRRLVHLQTLVLNGNPLLHAQLRQLPALMALQTLHLRNTQRTQSNLPTSLEGLSNLADVDLSCNDLTRVPECLYTLPSLRRLNLSSNQISELSLCIDQWVHVETLNLSRNQLTSLPSAICKLTKLKKLYLNSNKLDFDGLPSGIGKLASLEEFMAANNNLELIPESLCRCTKLRKLVLNKNRLVTLPEAIHFLTEIEVLDVRENPSLVMPPKPADRAAEWYNIDFSLQNQLRLAGASPATVAAAAAGSGPKDPLARKMRLRRRKDSAQDDQAKQVLKGMSDVAQEKNKKQEESTDARAPGGKTRRWDQGLEKPRLDYSEFFTEDVGQLPGLTIWQIENFVPVLVEEAFHGKFYEADCYIVLKTFLDDSGSLNWEIYYWIGGEATLDKKACSAIHAVNLRNYLGAECRTVREEMGDESEEFLQVFDNDISYIEGGTASGFYTVEDTHYVTRMYRVYGKKNIKLEPVPLKGASLDPRFVFLLDRGLDIYVWRGAQATLSSTTKARLFAEKINKNERKGKAEITLLVQGQEPPEFWEALGGEPSEIKKHVPDDFWPPQPKLYKVGLGLGYLELPQINYKLSVEHKTRPKVELLPRMRLLQSLLDTRCVYILDCWSDVFIWLGRKSPRLVRAAALKLGQELCGMLHRPRHASVSRSLEGTEAQVFKAKFKNWDDVLTVDYTRNAEAVLQGPGLTGKVKRDAEKKDQMKADLTALFLPRQPPMALAEAEQLMEEWNEDLDGMEGFVLEGKKFARLPEEEFGHFYTQDCYVFLCRYWVPVEYEEEEEKKEEKEEEKAGAEGKEGEEAAAEAEEKQPEEDFQCIVYFWQGREASNMGWLTFTFSLQKKFESLFPGKLEVVRMTQQQENPKFLSHFKRKFIIHRGKRKAAQGTLQPSLYQIRTNGSALCTRCIQINTDSGLLNSEFCFILKVPFESEDNQGIVYAWVGRASDPDEAKLAEDILNTMFDTSYSKQVINEGEEPENFFWVGIGAQKPYDDDAEYMKHTRLFRCSNEKGYFAVTEKCSDFCQDDLADDDIMLLDNGQEVYMWVGTQTSQVEIKLSLKACQVYIQHMRSKEHEQPRRLRLVRKGNEQHAFTRCFHAWSTFRKCLA; this is encoded by the exons ATGGAGGCCACCGGGGTGCTGCCGTTCGTGCGCGGCGTGGACCTGAGCGGCAACGACTTCAAG GGTGGCTACTTCCCTGAGAATGTCAAGGCCATGACCAGTCTGCGGTGGCTGAAGCTGAACCGCACCGGCCTCTGCTATCTGCCAGAGGAGTTGGCTGCCCTGCAGAAGCTG GAGCACTTGTCTGTGAGCCACAACAACCTGACCACGCTTCACGGGGAGCTGTCCAGCCTGCCGTCACTGAGG GCCATCGTGGCTCGAGCCAACAGCCTGAAGAATTCCGGAGTCCCCGATGACATCTTCAAGCTGGATGACCTCTCAGTTCTG GACTTGAGCTACAACCAGCTGACAGAGTGCCCGCGGGAGCTGGAGAATGCCAAGAACATGCTGGTGCTGAACCTCAGCCACAACAG CATCGACACCATCCCCAACCAGCTCTTCATCAACCTCACTGACCTGCTGTACCTGGACCTCAGCGAGAACCGCCTGGAGAGCTTGCCCCCACAGATGCGCCGCCTGGTGCACCTGCAGACGCTTGTGCTCAATGGGAACCCACTGCTGCACGCACAGCTCCG GCAGCTCCCGGCTCTCATGGCCCTGCAGACCCTACACCTGAGGAACACGCAGCGTACCCAGAGCAACCTCCCCACCAGCCTGGAGGGCCTGAGCAACCTCGCAG ATGTGGACCTGTCCTGCAATGACCTGACACGGGTGCCCGAGTGCCTGTACACCCTTCCCAGCCTGCGGCGCCTCAACCTCAGCAGCAACCAGATCTCGGAGCTGTCCCTATGCATTGACCAGTGGGTGCACGTGGAGACACTGAACCTATCCCGTAACCAGCTCACCTCGCTGCCT TCTGCCATTTGCAAGCTAACCAAGCTGAAGAAGCTGTACCTGAACTCCAACAAGCTGGATTTCGATGGGCTGCCTTCAGGCATCGGCAAGCTGGCCAGCTTGGAGGAATTCATGGCCGCCAACAACAACCTGGAGCTGATCCCTGAGAGCCTGTGCAG ATGCACAAAGCTGAGGAAACTCGTCCTGAACAAGAACCGCCTGGTGACCCTGCCGGAGGCCATCCACTTCCTGACAGAGATCGAG GTCCTGGACGTGCGGGAGAACCCCAGCCTGGTCATGCCTCCCAAGCCCGCGGACCGTGCAGCCGAGTGGTACAACATTGACTTCTCGCTGCAGAACCAGCTGCGGCTGGCAGGTGCTTCTCCTGCTACAGTAGCTGCGGCAGCAGCTG GAAGTGGGCCCAAGGACCCCCTGGCTCGCAAGATGCGGCTCCGGAGGCGTAAGGACTCAGCCCAGGATGACCAGGCTAAGCAGGTGCTGAAGGGCATGTCAGATGTGGCCCAGGAGAAGAACAAAAAGCAGGAG GAGAGTACTGACGCCCGAGCCCCTGGGGGCAAGACACGGCGCTGGGACCAGGGCCTGGAGAAGCCGCGCCTTGACTACTCTGAGTTTTTCACGGAGGATGTGGGCCAGCTGCCTGGTCTGACCATCTGGCAGATCGAGAACTTTGTGCCTGTGCTGGTGGAGGAAGCCTTCCATGGCAAGTTCTATGAGGCTGACTGCTACATTGTGCTCAAG ACCTTTCTGGATGACAGCGGCTCTCTGAACTGGGAGATCTACTACTGGATTGGCGGGGAGGCCACCCTGGACAAGAAGGCTTGCTCTGCCATCCATGCCGTGAACCTGCGCAACTACCTGGGGGCCGAGTGCCGCACTGTGCGGGAGGAGATGGGCGATGAGAGCGAGGAGTTCCTGCAG GTATTTGACAATGACATCTCCTATATTGAGGGTGGAACAGCCAGTGGCTTCTACACTGTGGAGGACACACACTATGTCACCAG GATGTACCGCGTGTATGGAAAAAAGAACATCAAGTTGGAGCCTGTGCCTCTCAAGGGGGCCTCCCTGGACCCAAG GTTTGTCTTCCTGCTGGATCGAGGGCTGGACATTTATGTGTGGCGGGGGGCCCAGGCCACGCTGAGTAGCACTACCAAGGCCAG GCTCTTTgcggagaaaattaacaagaatgAACGGAAAGGGAAAGCAGAGATCACCCTGCTGGTGCAAGGTCAGGAGCCTCCAGAGTTCTGGGAGGCACTGGGCGGGGAGCCCTCTGAGATCAAGAAGCACGTGCCTGATGACTTCTGGCCACCTCAGCCCAAGCTGTACAAG gtgggcctgggcctgggctatCTGGAGCTGCCACAGATCAACTACAAGCTCTCTGTGGAACATAAGACCCGTCCCAAGGTGGAACTGCTGCCAAGGATGAGGCTG CTGCAGAGCCTACTGGACACGCGCTGCGTATACATCCTGGACTGTTGGTCCGACGTGTTCATCTGGCTGGGCCGTAAGTCCCCACGCCTGGTGCGCGCCGCCGCCCTCAAGCTGGGCCAGGAGCTGTGCGGGATGCTGCACAGGCCCCGCCACGCCTCGGTCAGCCGCAGTCTCGAGGGCACAGAGGCGCAG GTATTCAAGGCCAAGTTCAAGAACTGGGACGACGTGTTGACGGTGGACTACACACGCAACGCGGAGGCTGTGCTGCAGGGCCCGGGACTCACCGGGAAGGTGAAGCGAGACGCCGAGAAGAAAGATCAGATGAAGGCTGACCTCACCGCGCTGTTCCTGCCACGACAGCCGCCCATGGCGCTGGCGGAG GCCGAGCAGCTGATGGAGGAGTGGAACGAGGATCTGGACGGCATGGAGGGCTTTGTGCTGGAGGGCAAGAAGTTCGCAAGGCTGCCGGAGGAGGAGTTCGGCCACTTCTACACACAAGACTGCTACGTCTTCCTCTGCAG GTACTGGGTCCCTGTGGAgtatgaggaggaggaggagaaaaaggaagagaaggaggaggaaaaagcaggagcagagggcaaaGAAGGTGAGGAGGCAGCAgctgaggcagaggagaagcagcccGAGGAGGATTTCCAGTGCATCGTGTACTTCTGGCAGGGCCGGGAAGCCTCCAACATGGGCTGGCTCACCTTCACCTTCAGCCTGCAGAAGAAGTTTGAGAGCCTCTTCCCCGGCAAGCTAGAG GTGGTGCGCATGACGCAGCAGCAGGAGAATCCCAAGTTCCTGTCCCATTTCAAGAGAAAGTTCATCATCCATCGGGGCAAGAGGAAGGCGGCTCAGGGCACCTTGCAACCCAGTCTCTACCAGATTCGCACCAATGGCAGCGCCCTCTGCACCCG GTGCATCCAGATCAACACTGATTCCGGCCTCCTCAACTCTGAGTTCTGCTTCATTCTCAAG GTTCCCTTTGAGAGCGAAGACAACCAGGGCATCGTATATGCGTGGGTGGGCCGGGCGTCGGACCCAGACGAGGCCAAGCTGGCCGAAGATATCCTGAACACCATGTTTGACACTTCCTACAGCAAGCAG GTCATCAATGAAGGCGAGGAGCCCGAGAACTTCTTTTGGGTAGGCATTGGGGCACAGAAGCCTTATGATGATGACGCCGAGTACATGAAGCATACGCGGCTCTTCCG GTGCTCCAACGAGAAGGGCTACTTCGCAGTGACGGAGAAGTGCTCAGACTTCTGCCAGGATGACCTGGCGGATGATGACATCATGCTGCTGGACAATGGCCAAGAG GTCTACATGTGGGTGGGGACCCAGACAAGCCAGGTGGAGATCAAACTGAGTCTAAAGGCCTGCCAG GTATACATCCAGCACATGCGATCCAAAGAGCACGAACAACCCCGCCGCCTGCGCCTGGTCCGCAAGGGCAACGAGCAGCACGCCTTCACTCGCTGCTTCCATGCGTGGAGCACCTTCCGCAAATGTCTGGCCTAG